One Streptomyces sp. P9-A2 DNA window includes the following coding sequences:
- a CDS encoding anti-sigma factor, protein MSFLDRFLGRGGRGDLHSLAAPYALDALEPAERIRFERHLTTCRRCAAEVRVLAEDAVRLAWSTAAPAPPALRDRVMAAVRATPQDPAPASVPAPGPQEQKGARAPQLPPHVWGAGPVPRAGGRRRMPLFVPFATATAAAALVVAALFAVQANRTQDQLTAERDRGREIAHVLAAPDALASSGRDARGGTIGVIASASERSAVVTLGGYGNPPNGRVRQLWLMRPGAQPRSLGLFESDAPLVASDLDISATSLAVTVEPGGGSPQPTTQPVVQLALKAVGFGE, encoded by the coding sequence ATGAGCTTCCTGGACCGGTTCTTGGGCCGCGGGGGTCGCGGAGACCTCCATTCGCTGGCCGCCCCCTACGCGCTCGACGCACTCGAACCCGCCGAACGCATCCGTTTCGAGCGGCATCTGACGACCTGCCGTCGCTGTGCCGCCGAGGTACGCGTCCTCGCCGAGGACGCCGTCCGCCTCGCCTGGTCCACGGCCGCCCCCGCGCCCCCCGCCCTGCGCGACCGGGTCATGGCCGCCGTACGGGCCACCCCGCAGGACCCCGCCCCCGCCTCCGTTCCCGCTCCCGGGCCCCAGGAGCAGAAGGGCGCGCGGGCACCGCAACTCCCGCCCCACGTATGGGGGGCCGGGCCCGTACCGCGGGCCGGCGGACGGCGCCGGATGCCGCTGTTCGTGCCCTTCGCGACGGCCACCGCCGCCGCTGCCCTCGTCGTCGCCGCGTTGTTCGCCGTCCAGGCGAACCGGACCCAGGACCAACTGACCGCCGAACGGGACCGGGGACGTGAGATCGCCCACGTTCTCGCCGCTCCGGACGCCCTCGCGAGCAGCGGCCGCGACGCCCGGGGCGGCACGATCGGAGTGATCGCTTCCGCATCGGAGCGGAGCGCCGTCGTCACCCTCGGCGGATACGGCAACCCGCCGAACGGACGTGTGCGTCAGCTCTGGCTCATGCGCCCCGGCGCGCAACCGCGCTCCCTCGGGCTCTTCGAGAGCGACGCGCCCCTCGTCGCCTCCGACCTCGACATCTCCGCGACGTCACTCGCCGTAACCGTCGAACCGGGTGGAGGATCGCCGCAGCCCACAACTCAGCCGGTCGTCCAACTCGCCCTGAAAGCTGTTGGATTCGGAGAGTGA
- a CDS encoding sigma-70 family RNA polymerase sigma factor gives MEADELLVRVAGGDQKAFEALYGLVSGPVYGLVRRVVRDPAQSEEVVQEVLLELWRSAARFDPERGSALSWVLTLAHRRAVDRVRSARAAGEREQREAARRGSGPAFDQVAEEVEAGLEREWVRRCLDRLTALQRQSVTLAYYDGYTYREVAERLSLPLGTVKTRMRDGLTRLRHCLGGAA, from the coding sequence TTGGAGGCGGACGAGCTTCTGGTGCGGGTGGCAGGGGGCGACCAGAAGGCATTCGAGGCGCTGTACGGACTGGTGTCCGGGCCGGTGTACGGACTGGTGCGAAGAGTGGTGCGCGACCCCGCGCAGTCGGAGGAGGTCGTCCAGGAGGTGCTGCTCGAGCTCTGGCGCTCCGCCGCCCGGTTCGACCCCGAGCGGGGCAGCGCACTGTCCTGGGTGCTCACCCTCGCCCACCGCCGGGCCGTCGACCGGGTGCGCAGTGCCCGCGCGGCAGGCGAGCGCGAGCAGCGCGAAGCCGCCCGGCGCGGCAGCGGGCCCGCGTTCGACCAGGTCGCCGAGGAGGTCGAGGCCGGCCTCGAACGCGAGTGGGTGCGCCGCTGCCTGGACCGGCTCACCGCACTGCAGCGGCAGTCGGTCACCCTCGCCTACTACGACGGCTACACCTACCGAGAGGTGGCCGAACGGCTCTCCCTGCCGCTCGGTACGGTCAAGACCCGCATGCGCGACGGCCTGACCCGACTGCGCCACTGCCTGGGAGGTGCCGCATGA